The window TGCCATTCCCCGCACCAACTGTCTCGAAGTCCTCAGCATCGAGCAAGTCCAGGAGATTCTCTCGCACGGATTGTTCGTCCTCAATCACCAAAATCTTCTTCATTGCTTTATCGATTCACAATCCTCTATTTAGTTGAGTTAATGGGAAGTGGTAAACGCTTATTGTTCTTGAGTAATTGTGCAAAATCATGGCTCGGCAATGGACGACTGAACAAATAACCTTGCATTCCATCACACTGATTTTGGCAAACAAAAGAGAGTTCGGATTCGGTTTCGACGCCTTCTACCATCAATTTGAGATTTAGAGTTTTTGCCATTTCAATGATGGCTTTGGTAATGGCTGCATTGTTGGGATTGTCCGTAATTTTATGGATGAAGCAGCGGTCAATTTTTAAGATGTCAAAAGGAAATTGCTGCAAGTAACTTAAAGAAGAATATCCGGTGCCAAAATCATCAATGGCGATTTCTACTCCGAGAGACTTTAAGGCATTTAACCTCCGAATTGCCACTTCTGTATTATGTACCAACATGCTTTCAGTGAGTTCTAATTCGATATATTTAGGGTCTAGTCCTGTTTCCATGAGGATAGCCACTAACTGATGGCGTAAATCAATTTGACTGAATTGACGGCTTGATAAGTTAACGGATATCCGTAAATGACTAAAACCAGCATTTTGCCAGATTTTCGTTTGCTGGCAAGCGGTTTTCAATACCCATTCTCCAATGGGGACAATCAACCCGGTTTCTTCCGCAATTGGGATAAACTTATCGGGTGAAATCAGACCCCGCTCTGGATGTTGCCAACGCACGAGCGCTTCGGCACCAACAATTTCTCCCGTTTTCAGACTCACTTGAGGTTGATAGTAAAGCAAAAGTTCGTGGCGTTCCAAGGCATGTCGGAGACTGCTCTGTAAGGCAAGACGATCTGAAGAGCCAATGTTAAAGGCAGTGGTGTAAAACTGATATTGATTGCCTCCCTGTTGCTTGGCTTGAGTCAATGCCGTATTGGCATGATTGAGCAATTGTTCAATCTCTGTACCATCACGGGGGTAAAGAGCAATGCCAATGCTAGCGGTGATAAACAGTTCTTGATTGGCTAACTCAAAGGTTTGGGAGAGACTATTGAGAAGAGTTTGAGCAAGATTACCTACCTCTCTTTTGTATTGCGTGGGACAGTCACCTTGCCGATCAAACGCTCGGATAATGGCAAATTGAGTGGTATTTAAGCGAGCTACTATACCGGGGCTGCCCACACAAGCCTTGATCCGATCAGCAACGGCTTTAAGCAATACATCACCCACAGCTTGACCCAGGTTATCGTTGATTTGGTTAAATCGGTCTAAATCGAGAGATAGAACGGTTACTAATTTCTCATCGCTGGTGTCTTTGGGTTGTAGCTGCTTAAACTGCTCTCGCAATGAAAGGTGATTCGGTAAGTGAGTCAAGCTGTCATGGTGAATTAAGTAATTGAGTTCTTCTTTGGCTTGTTGGAGTTCGGTGTGGTACAGAGTTTCGAGAGCCGCTTTTTTTTTCAATCGACTGGCGATCGCACCTAACAGTTCTGCTCTTGTAAACGGTTTGGTAATATAATCATCAGCTCCTAATTCCATTCCCTGACGAAAATCTGCTTTCGCCGCTTTCGCCGTTAAAAAGATAAAAGGAATCGAAGCCATGAGGGCATCTTGACGTATCGCTGTCAGAACGCCGTAACCGTCTAATCCTGGCATCATCACATCGCATAAAATCAAATCAGGAATCATTTTTTTTGCTAAACTGAGACCGATTTGACCATTTTCTGCACCAATAGCCTCAAATCCTTCCACATCGAGAAGGTCTAGAATGTTTTCCCGGACGAAATCTTCGTCTTCAATCACAAGAATTTTTTTCATGAACGGGTTCCAAGTTGTAGATTGGTAGTGTGACTGTAAACGTAGTGCCTACCCCGATTTCACTCTCCACGGCAATCTGACCTTGGTGGACATCAACACACTTTTTAACGATTGCCAGACCTAGACCTGTTCCTGCAATGGTGCCGACATTCGTTGCCCGATGGAAGGTTTCAAATAATCTCTGTTGATCTTCGATCGGAATTCCGATACCACGATCACGGATTTGAAAAACAACCTGTGTTTCCAAGTAGCTGAGTGTAAACTCAACAGGGCTACCGCTAGAAGAGTACTTAATTGCATTACTCAGCAAATTCTCTAAAATTTGCCGCAATAATTTCTCATCCATGTAGGACTGAGGAGATTTTAGCGTAGCGGGATGTAGTCCGGGAGCAAGAGTGCCTTTTTCCTGGTGAACTGGAGTTGAGAAATTCTCCATCGGTGCGATCGTTAGATGCATCCCAGCCCTGTTTTTTCCCTTGCCGACTTTCCTTTGATCAGTCCCCAATCGCCAGCCACAAGTAAAAATAATTTTATGCTGACTATTGTCATTGAGTTGCAATTCTTCTACTAAATTATGGCAGAAATCTTCTAAATTCAAAGCAACTAAATTTAACTCAATCTTATCCGCTTCTGCCTTGCCCAAGATTAAGACATCATTCAATAGCTTGGTCATGTGTTTGACCGATGATTGAATGCGATACAGATGAGTCAGTTTTCTCTCTTCTGTCCATTTATAGCTGTAATGTTCCAATAATTCAGCAGAAGAGTGAATCGTAGTCAGAGGTGTCCGAAACTCGTGAGAGGTCATGCTGATAAAGCGAGATTTAAGTTCCGTCAGTTCCTTTTCTTTTTCCAACGCCTTACGAATTTCCCCTTCTGCCTGCTTGCGTTGAATCATTAAACCTAATTCGGTTGAAGCCGCAATCAATTCAATTAATCGTTGGTCTTCGTCCTTGGATTCAAACATATAAAAGACGAGAACCGCGAGAACTCCATCAGTGGTCAGCAACGGAATTCCCAATGCAGCTTTGAGACCGGCTTCCTTGGCGAGCTGAGCACGCAGATAAACTTGATCGGACTCAGCAGATACATCACGTCGCCACTCAGGCTTTTGCTTACTCCAAACTCGTCCGGGTAAACCCACATTGGGAGCAAATGTCAACGACTCGCTGGCGATGCGGAACGGCTCTAGGCTCTTGGTCTTGCTGAACCAGGCAGGACTGCATTCGAGTACAGTCCCATCGGCTTTCGGCACCCAAGCTTCGCCAAAATCCCAGCCCGTAGCTTCACAAACTTTCTGGAGGGCTATGCTAAGAGCGGCATAAAAGTCTTGGGACTCAAAGATTGCCCGTGTGATTGAGTGCAAGAACTGAACTTCTTTCTCTGATTCCTTACGTTTAGTGATGTCTCGATCGATCCCGCGATAACCCCGAAATATACCTTTAGCATCAAAAATCGGAACACCACTGCGTTCGAGAACCACAAGATAACCGTCTTTATGGATGTTGGTGTTTTCCAGACAGGTGAAGGGTTGGCGCGAGGCAGAAAGTTGAGCCAAAAAGTCAGTAACACGCTGGCGCTCTTGGGGTAGCATAAAATCAAACGTCGTCTTGCCTAAAACGTCTGAAACTTTGTAACCTAACAAGCTCTCAACCTTTGGGCTGGCATAGGTATAAACCGCATTTTCATCAACTTCCCATACCCAATCACTGCTAGTTTCGACTAAATTGCGAAACCGCTCTTCACTGTCCTTGAGTTGCTCCTGTGCTCTGTGACGCTCGATGATCTCGGCTCTGAGAATGCGGTTCGCCTCGCTTAAAGCCGCTGTGCGCTCTGCCACTCGGATTTCCAAGGCATCATTGAGTTGTTCGAGGGCAACTCGTACTTCTACACGCTCGGTGATATCTTGTACAATCACAACCACTTCATCAGTTCCACTGTTAATAATCCGAGCTTCAAAGTGATGAGATTTACCATTGACCCAAAGATGATACTCAACCAGTTGCATCTCATTAGTTTCAAGAGCTAGCTCAATGTGATGCCAAATCAGTCCAGCCACCTCAGTTGGTAAGACTTGATGCAAATGTTGCCCAATGATTTCAATCGTAGAAACCGATAGAATATCCTGCTTGGCAGCTTTCCCATCTAAATAAATACCATCTCGCCTCACGCGAAATATTGCGTCGGGTATTGCTTCTAACAAGGCATGGTTTCGGGCAACACTGGCTTGTAATAACCTCTGACTTTCGTGCAAGGCTCTTTCGCTCTCTTGCCGTTGTGTGAGTTCCGTTGCAGAGTGCTGTACTAGCTTAGTAAGGGCTAAGGCGATCGCACATTGATCGGCAATGGCTTGCACAAAAGCGATTTCCTGATCGACCCATTCCCGTTGATTCTCCACCTGATACAGGAGTATCCCACCGAGGTACGTTGAGGAGTGCAATAAGGGCACAATCAAGATTCTAGAGAGGCTATTTTCTTGGAGCGCATCCTGAATTTCGGGTGGGATTGGTTCACCCGTGCCAGGGAAACGGACCGATTTTCCTTGACTCAGCCAGGAATGATAGAACTGGTAAACCTGACCGCATAAATCAGAGAGATATTCAGCCGAAATGACTTTAGTATTTTGTTGAGCGATTGCCACCTTCTCCGATCGCGCCGCTAAGCCATGTCCGAACTCGTCCTCTACCGTCCTACCTGGCGTACCGTCAGATTGAATCATTAAACAGCCACTCACTGACAAAGTATCTTGTAGCTGTTGAGTTATCGAGTGCAGCACGTCATCGAGAACCAACCTCCCCAGTGTCGCTTGAGCAATTTGGTTAATCATTGCCGC of the Allocoleopsis franciscana PCC 7113 genome contains:
- a CDS encoding EAL domain-containing response regulator gives rise to the protein MKKILVIEDEDFVRENILDLLDVEGFEAIGAENGQIGLSLAKKMIPDLILCDVMMPGLDGYGVLTAIRQDALMASIPFIFLTAKAAKADFRQGMELGADDYITKPFTRAELLGAIASRLKKKAALETLYHTELQQAKEELNYLIHHDSLTHLPNHLSLREQFKQLQPKDTSDEKLVTVLSLDLDRFNQINDNLGQAVGDVLLKAVADRIKACVGSPGIVARLNTTQFAIIRAFDRQGDCPTQYKREVGNLAQTLLNSLSQTFELANQELFITASIGIALYPRDGTEIEQLLNHANTALTQAKQQGGNQYQFYTTAFNIGSSDRLALQSSLRHALERHELLLYYQPQVSLKTGEIVGAEALVRWQHPERGLISPDKFIPIAEETGLIVPIGEWVLKTACQQTKIWQNAGFSHLRISVNLSSRQFSQIDLRHQLVAILMETGLDPKYIELELTESMLVHNTEVAIRRLNALKSLGVEIAIDDFGTGYSSLSYLQQFPFDILKIDRCFIHKITDNPNNAAITKAIIEMAKTLNLKLMVEGVETESELSFVCQNQCDGMQGYLFSRPLPSHDFAQLLKNNKRLPLPINSTK
- a CDS encoding ATP-binding protein; the encoded protein is MATSSNPLSIHPTLEQEAIDSPFLTIQAAMINQIAQATLGRLVLDDVLHSITQQLQDTLSVSGCLMIQSDGTPGRTVEDEFGHGLAARSEKVAIAQQNTKVISAEYLSDLCGQVYQFYHSWLSQGKSVRFPGTGEPIPPEIQDALQENSLSRILIVPLLHSSTYLGGILLYQVENQREWVDQEIAFVQAIADQCAIALALTKLVQHSATELTQRQESERALHESQRLLQASVARNHALLEAIPDAIFRVRRDGIYLDGKAAKQDILSVSTIEIIGQHLHQVLPTEVAGLIWHHIELALETNEMQLVEYHLWVNGKSHHFEARIINSGTDEVVVIVQDITERVEVRVALEQLNDALEIRVAERTAALSEANRILRAEIIERHRAQEQLKDSEERFRNLVETSSDWVWEVDENAVYTYASPKVESLLGYKVSDVLGKTTFDFMLPQERQRVTDFLAQLSASRQPFTCLENTNIHKDGYLVVLERSGVPIFDAKGIFRGYRGIDRDITKRKESEKEVQFLHSITRAIFESQDFYAALSIALQKVCEATGWDFGEAWVPKADGTVLECSPAWFSKTKSLEPFRIASESLTFAPNVGLPGRVWSKQKPEWRRDVSAESDQVYLRAQLAKEAGLKAALGIPLLTTDGVLAVLVFYMFESKDEDQRLIELIAASTELGLMIQRKQAEGEIRKALEKEKELTELKSRFISMTSHEFRTPLTTIHSSAELLEHYSYKWTEERKLTHLYRIQSSVKHMTKLLNDVLILGKAEADKIELNLVALNLEDFCHNLVEELQLNDNSQHKIIFTCGWRLGTDQRKVGKGKNRAGMHLTIAPMENFSTPVHQEKGTLAPGLHPATLKSPQSYMDEKLLRQILENLLSNAIKYSSSGSPVEFTLSYLETQVVFQIRDRGIGIPIEDQQRLFETFHRATNVGTIAGTGLGLAIVKKCVDVHQGQIAVESEIGVGTTFTVTLPIYNLEPVHEKNSCD